The following are from one region of the Penaeus chinensis breed Huanghai No. 1 chromosome 32, ASM1920278v2, whole genome shotgun sequence genome:
- the LOC125042475 gene encoding mucin-2-like, whose translation MLKYNVNSDMVYLIEADADGFPDVAASRLILELNMAGGGADTPDQIAAFKTLPARDTHAAEVTGETEAEGKTEATWGTEVTGETDATGEIKKEKRKGKTEGIGKTEATGKTVATLETETSGQTEATGETHTTRKTETSGQTEATGETQTSGQTEETGISGQTEATGETETSGEAETREETGSYSNYDIIPINAILNTSQGYVSHSQHTNPGYGNHRTESCVDIAPEANNSSVNLTNGVPFLKARNARDPVPVSPFTHTEDSVPVSSPLNPTEDPIPVSLFAPTADSVLVSSPLNPTEGLAPVSLPLIPTKEPLPVSSLIFTSGLFPVSPLTPTDDSVPDSYSLSPTDDSVPVSSFLNLTGNPVSDFIPMTPTEDPVPVSLLTPTDKPIPISSPLTPLEDSVPISPPLTSPLIPTNAPIPVSLLAPTDDSFLVSSPVIPIDVTILGSPPLFPTEDPVPVSPLNPTYHPTVDSSPLIPLEDLVFASPLIPTDYHTPESPVSFPLTPSTMTVTDDPFPSTSPVISADYPTSVSPPLTLTDDPLPFSSLLTLNYPTRFPESCWDLLCFDPNPYSFYSSTVLSYTKLNTILIGPEHLYYNEFADACLRELRIKAQNGSFISSDQEVYYMSEYPESSPCPMTVIIKTFTSGTRVVIPFRSSWCGAVDLNTWYEILISFYSSNQTDRRRQLSRCLLQKSKKWKYEFSR comes from the exons ATGTTAAAATACAATGTCAATTCTGATATGGTATACCTTATTGAAG CCGATGCCGATGGTTTTCCGGACGTCGCTGCCTCTAGACTGATTCTGGAACTAAATATGGCTGGTGGAGGTGCCGACACACCCGATCAGATTGCTGCTTTCAAAACTTTGCCAGCTAGGGACACTCATGCAGCAGAGGTCACAGGAGAAACAGAAGCCGAAGGAAAAACAGAAGCCACGTGGGGAACAGAAGTCACAGGAGAAACGGATGCCacaggagaaataaagaaggaaaaaagaaaaggaaaaacagaaggcaTAGGAAAAACAGAAGCAACAGGAAAAACAGTAGCCACATTAGAAACAGAAACTTCAGGGCAAACAGAAGCCACAGGGGAAACACATACCACAAGGAAAACAGAAACTTCAGGGCAAACAGAAGCAACAGGGGAAACACAAACTTCAGGACAAACAGAAGAAACAGGAATTTCAGGACAAACAGAAGCCACAGGGGAAACAGAAACTTCAGGAGAAgcagaaaccagagaagaaacaGGGTcctacagtaattatgacataaTACCTATTAACGCGATCCTGAACACAAGCCAGGGTTACGTGTCTCATTCTCAACACACGAATCCAGGATATGGAAATCACAGAACGGAGAGTTGTGTTGATATCGCTCCTGAAGCAAATAACTCCAGTGTTAATCTTACTAATGGCGTCCCTTTTCTGAAAGCTAGAAATGCAAGGGATCCTGTCCCTGTTTCTCCTTTTACTCACACAGAAGATTCAGTCCCTGTTTCTTCCCCACTGAATCCCACAGAAGATCCgattcctgtctctctttttgctccCACAGCAGATTCTGTCCTTGTTTCTTCTCCGCTGAATCCCACAGAAGGTCTtgcccctgtctctcttcctcttattcccacAAAAGAGCCTCTTCCCGTCTCTTCTCTGATTTTCACAAGTGGCcttttccccgtctctcctctGACGCCCACAGATGATTCTGTCCCTGATTCTTACTCTTTGTCTCCCACAGATGATTCCgtccctgtctcttcctttctgaaTCTCACAGGCAATCCGGTCTCTGACTTTATCCCCATGACTCCCACAGAAGATCCGGTCCCTGTCTCGCTTCTGACTCCCACAGATAAACCTATACCTATATCTTCTCCTTTAACCCCCTTAGAGGATTCtgttcctatctctcctcccctgacTTCCCCTCTAATTCCCACAAATGCGCCTATCCCTGTTTCTCTTCTGGCACCTACAGATGATTCTTTCCTTGTCTCATCTCCTGTGATTCCCATAGATGTTACTATACTTGgctctcctcctctgtttcccaCGGAAGATCctgttcctgtctctcctctGAATCCCACATATCATCCCACTGTTGACTCTTCCCCTTTAATTCCTTTAGAGGATCTTGTTTTTGCCTCTCCTTTGATCCCCACAGATTATCATACCCCAGAatctcctgtctctttccctctaactCCTTCTACTATGACTGTCACAGAcgatcctttcccttccacttctcctgtGATTTCAGCAGATTATCCTACTTCTGTTTCCCCTCCTCTGACTCTCACAGAtgaccctctccctttctcttcccttcttactcTAAACTACCCCACAAG ATTCCCCGAGTCTTGCTGGGACCTTCTCTGTTTCGACCCCAACCCTTACTCGTTTTATA GTTCAACTGTCTTGTCTTATACAAAACTCAATACGATTCTCATAGGACCTGAACATTTGTATTACAACGAGTTCGCAGATGCATGTCTCCGTGAGCTGCGAATTAAAGCACAGAATGGCAGCTTCATTTCTAGTGATCAAGAGGTGTATTATATGAGTGAATACCCAGAGTCCTCCCCTTGCCCAATGACTGTGATCATCAAGACGTTCACATCTGGTACACGCGTCGTCATACCATTCCGGAGCAGCTGGTGCGGGGCAGTAGATCTCAACACATGGTATGAAATCCtcatctctttctattcctcgaACCAAACCGACCGCAGACGTCAGCTCTCAAGATGTTTGCTGCAGAAGTCTAAGAAGTGGAAGTACGAATTCAGCAGATAA
- the LOC125042632 gene encoding tax1-binding protein 3 homolog encodes MTTTAFSHEPGTAMECLSIPITLEKEAGLDEHGRQVLKCGFKIGGGIDQDFMKSPQGYTDNGIYCTEVHDGSAAARAGLRVHDKILQCNGYDFTMVTHKKAVDYIKKHPVLNLLVARKGVTHS; translated from the exons ATGACAACAACCGCCTTCTCGCATGAGCCAGGCACAGCCATGGAATGCCTGAGCATACCTATCACCTTAGAGAAGGAGGCTGGTCTTGATGAGCATGGAAGACAG GTCCTAAAATGCGGATTCAAGATTGGAGGTGGAATAGATCAGGACTTCATGAAAAGTCCACAGGGCTACACAGACAATGGGATTTACTGTACGGAG GTCCATGATGGCAGTGCTGCAGCACGAGCTGGGCTCCGTGTCCACGACAAGATCCTTCAGTGCAATGGCTATGACTTCACAATGGTGACACACAAGAAAGCTGTGGACTACATTAAGAAGCACCCTGTTCTAAATCTCCTTGTGGCCCGCAAAGGGGTTACACACTCATAA